One segment of Camelus bactrianus isolate YW-2024 breed Bactrian camel chromosome 27, ASM4877302v1, whole genome shotgun sequence DNA contains the following:
- the CTXND1 gene encoding cortexin domain-containing 1 protein, protein MEEPTPEPVYVDVDKGLTLACFVFLCLFLVVMIIRCAKVIMDPYSAIPTSTWEEQHLDD, encoded by the coding sequence ATGGAGGAGCCCACGCCTGAGCCCGTCTACGTCGACGTGGACAAAGGACTGACGTTGGCCTGCTTCgtcttcctctgcctcttcctcgtCGTGATGATCATCCGCTGCGCCAAGGTCATCATGGACCCCTACAGCGCCATCCCCACGTCCACCTGGGAGGAGCAGCATCTGGACGACTGA
- the FAH gene encoding fumarylacetoacetase isoform X3: MSFVPVAEDSDFPIHNLPYGVFSTKGNPRPRIGVAIGDQILDLSVIKHLFTGPVLSKHQDVFDQPTLNSFMGLGQAAWKEARAFLQNLLSASQARLRDDTELRKRAFTSQDSATMHLPTTIGDYTDFYSSRQHATNVGIMFRGKENPLMPNWLHLPVGYHGRASSVVVSGTPVRRPMGQMRPDDSSFPGVIPAKPPVYGACKLLDFELEMAFFVGPGNKLGEPIPISKAHEHIFGMVLMNDWSARDIQKWEYVPLGPFLGKSFGTTISPWVVPMDALMPFARPNLEQDPKPLPYLCHDQPYTFDIKLSVALKGEGMSQAATICRSNFKGTARGTVTASASASAQEKCCPLSRQREVLCWPGNNRLERQALHLLGDTGAPSVAVAWFFIQ, from the exons AAGGATTGGCGTAGCCATTGGTGACCAGATCCTGGACCTCAGTGTCATTAAGCACCTCTTCACTGGGCCTGTCCTCTCCAAACATCAGGATGTCTTTGATCAG CCAACTCTCAACAGCTTCATGGGCCTGGGTCAGGCTGCCTGGAAGGAGGCAAGAGCATTCTTACAGAACCTGCTATCAGCCAGCCAAGCCAGGCTCAGAGATGACACAGAGCTTCGGAAGCG CGCGTTCACCTCCCAGGATTCCGCCACGATGCATCTTCCCACCACCATAG GCGACTACACGGACTTCTATTCCTCTCGGCAGCACGCCACAAACGTCGGAATCATGTTCCGGGGCAAAGAGAACCCGTTGATGCCAAATTG GCTGCACTTACCAGTGGGCTACCACGGCCGGGCTTCCTCCGTCGTGGTGTCAGGCACCCCAGTCCGCAGGCCCATGGGACAGATGAGACCCGATGACT CCTCTTTTCCTGGTGTTATTCCAGCGAAGCCTCCTGTTTATGGTGCCTGCAAGCTCTTGGACTTCGAGTTGGAAATG gcttTCTTTGTAGGCCCTGGGAACAAACTGGGAGAGCCGATCCCCATTTCCAAGGCGCACGAGCACATTTTTGGAATGGTCCTTATGAACGACTGGAGTG CTCGAGACATTCAGAAGTGGGAGTACGTCCCTCTTGGGCCATTCCTCGGGAAGAGTTTTGGAACCACCATCTCTCCGTGGGTGGTGCCCATGGACGCCCTCATGCCCTTTGCCAGGCCCAACCTGGAGCAG GACCCCAAGCCCCTGCCGTATCTCTGCCATGACCAGCCCTACACGTTTGACATCAAACTCTCTGTCGCCCTGAAAG GAGAAGGAATGAGCCAGGCAGCTACCATATGCAGGTCCAATTTTAAG GGCACTGCCAGGGGGACGGTTACCGCGTCGGCTTCGGCCAGTGCGCAGGAAAAGTGCTGCCCGCTCTCTCGCCAGCGTGAGGTTCTCTGCTGGCCCGGAAACAACAGGCTTGAGCGCCAAGCCCTCCACCTCCTTGGGGACACCGGGGCCCCCTCTGTGGCTGTAGCCTGGTTCTTCATTCAGTAA
- the FAH gene encoding fumarylacetoacetase isoform X1, producing MSFVPVAEDSDFPIHNLPYGVFSTKGNPRPRIGVAIGDQILDLSVIKHLFTGPVLSKHQDVFDQPTLNSFMGLGQAAWKEARAFLQNLLSASQARLRDDTELRKRAFTSQDSATMHLPTTIGDYTDFYSSRQHATNVGIMFRGKENPLMPNWLHLPVGYHGRASSVVVSGTPVRRPMGQMRPDDSSFPGVIPAKPPVYGACKLLDFELEMAFFVGPGNKLGEPIPISKAHEHIFGMVLMNDWSARDIQKWEYVPLGPFLGKSFGTTISPWVVPMDALMPFARPNLEQDPKPLPYLCHDQPYTFDIKLSVALKGEGMSQAATICRSNFKYMHWTMLQQLTHHSVNGCNLRPGDLLASGTISGPEPESFGSLLELSWRGTRAVELGSGQTRKFLLDGDEVIMTGHCQGDGYRVGFGQCAGKVLPALSPA from the exons AAGGATTGGCGTAGCCATTGGTGACCAGATCCTGGACCTCAGTGTCATTAAGCACCTCTTCACTGGGCCTGTCCTCTCCAAACATCAGGATGTCTTTGATCAG CCAACTCTCAACAGCTTCATGGGCCTGGGTCAGGCTGCCTGGAAGGAGGCAAGAGCATTCTTACAGAACCTGCTATCAGCCAGCCAAGCCAGGCTCAGAGATGACACAGAGCTTCGGAAGCG CGCGTTCACCTCCCAGGATTCCGCCACGATGCATCTTCCCACCACCATAG GCGACTACACGGACTTCTATTCCTCTCGGCAGCACGCCACAAACGTCGGAATCATGTTCCGGGGCAAAGAGAACCCGTTGATGCCAAATTG GCTGCACTTACCAGTGGGCTACCACGGCCGGGCTTCCTCCGTCGTGGTGTCAGGCACCCCAGTCCGCAGGCCCATGGGACAGATGAGACCCGATGACT CCTCTTTTCCTGGTGTTATTCCAGCGAAGCCTCCTGTTTATGGTGCCTGCAAGCTCTTGGACTTCGAGTTGGAAATG gcttTCTTTGTAGGCCCTGGGAACAAACTGGGAGAGCCGATCCCCATTTCCAAGGCGCACGAGCACATTTTTGGAATGGTCCTTATGAACGACTGGAGTG CTCGAGACATTCAGAAGTGGGAGTACGTCCCTCTTGGGCCATTCCTCGGGAAGAGTTTTGGAACCACCATCTCTCCGTGGGTGGTGCCCATGGACGCCCTCATGCCCTTTGCCAGGCCCAACCTGGAGCAG GACCCCAAGCCCCTGCCGTATCTCTGCCATGACCAGCCCTACACGTTTGACATCAAACTCTCTGTCGCCCTGAAAG GAGAAGGAATGAGCCAGGCAGCTACCATATGCAGGTCCAATTTTAAG TACATGCACTGGACGATGCTGCAGCAGCTCACTCACCACTCTGTCAATGGCTGCAACTTGCGGCCGGGGGACCTGTTGGCTTCTGGAACCATCAGCGGGCCG GAGCCAGAAAGCTTTGGCTCCCTGCTGGAGCTGTCATGGAGGGGAACGAGGGCCGTGGAGCTGGGGAGCGGCCAGACCAGGAAGTTTCTGCTGGACGGGGATGAAGTCATCATGACAG GGCACTGCCAGGGGGACGGTTACCGCGTCGGCTTCGGCCAGTGCGCAGGAAAAGTGCTGCCCGCTCTCTCGCCAGCGTGA
- the FAH gene encoding fumarylacetoacetase isoform X2, giving the protein MSFVPVAEDSDFPIHNLPYGVFSTKGNPRPRIGVAIGDQILDLSVIKHLFTGPVLSKHQDVFDQPTLNSFMGLGQAAWKEARAFLQNLLSASQARLRDDTELRKRAFTSQDSATMHLPTTIGDYTDFYSSRQHATNVGIMFRGKENPLMPNWLHLPVGYHGRASSVVVSGTPVRRPMGQMRPDDSKPPVYGACKLLDFELEMAFFVGPGNKLGEPIPISKAHEHIFGMVLMNDWSARDIQKWEYVPLGPFLGKSFGTTISPWVVPMDALMPFARPNLEQDPKPLPYLCHDQPYTFDIKLSVALKGEGMSQAATICRSNFKYMHWTMLQQLTHHSVNGCNLRPGDLLASGTISGPEPESFGSLLELSWRGTRAVELGSGQTRKFLLDGDEVIMTGHCQGDGYRVGFGQCAGKVLPALSPA; this is encoded by the exons AAGGATTGGCGTAGCCATTGGTGACCAGATCCTGGACCTCAGTGTCATTAAGCACCTCTTCACTGGGCCTGTCCTCTCCAAACATCAGGATGTCTTTGATCAG CCAACTCTCAACAGCTTCATGGGCCTGGGTCAGGCTGCCTGGAAGGAGGCAAGAGCATTCTTACAGAACCTGCTATCAGCCAGCCAAGCCAGGCTCAGAGATGACACAGAGCTTCGGAAGCG CGCGTTCACCTCCCAGGATTCCGCCACGATGCATCTTCCCACCACCATAG GCGACTACACGGACTTCTATTCCTCTCGGCAGCACGCCACAAACGTCGGAATCATGTTCCGGGGCAAAGAGAACCCGTTGATGCCAAATTG GCTGCACTTACCAGTGGGCTACCACGGCCGGGCTTCCTCCGTCGTGGTGTCAGGCACCCCAGTCCGCAGGCCCATGGGACAGATGAGACCCGATGACT CGAAGCCTCCTGTTTATGGTGCCTGCAAGCTCTTGGACTTCGAGTTGGAAATG gcttTCTTTGTAGGCCCTGGGAACAAACTGGGAGAGCCGATCCCCATTTCCAAGGCGCACGAGCACATTTTTGGAATGGTCCTTATGAACGACTGGAGTG CTCGAGACATTCAGAAGTGGGAGTACGTCCCTCTTGGGCCATTCCTCGGGAAGAGTTTTGGAACCACCATCTCTCCGTGGGTGGTGCCCATGGACGCCCTCATGCCCTTTGCCAGGCCCAACCTGGAGCAG GACCCCAAGCCCCTGCCGTATCTCTGCCATGACCAGCCCTACACGTTTGACATCAAACTCTCTGTCGCCCTGAAAG GAGAAGGAATGAGCCAGGCAGCTACCATATGCAGGTCCAATTTTAAG TACATGCACTGGACGATGCTGCAGCAGCTCACTCACCACTCTGTCAATGGCTGCAACTTGCGGCCGGGGGACCTGTTGGCTTCTGGAACCATCAGCGGGCCG GAGCCAGAAAGCTTTGGCTCCCTGCTGGAGCTGTCATGGAGGGGAACGAGGGCCGTGGAGCTGGGGAGCGGCCAGACCAGGAAGTTTCTGCTGGACGGGGATGAAGTCATCATGACAG GGCACTGCCAGGGGGACGGTTACCGCGTCGGCTTCGGCCAGTGCGCAGGAAAAGTGCTGCCCGCTCTCTCGCCAGCGTGA